In a genomic window of Micromonospora cremea:
- a CDS encoding L-dopachrome tautomerase-related protein, whose protein sequence is MNGPVGDEPLGELELVHTFTGPMPTGVSVSHRGRIFVNFPKWGDEVPATAVELRDGREVSYPDQPWNDPSGDDDAGAFVSVQSIVVDPADRLWVLDTGSPMFQPTKPGGPKLVRVDLDTDTVAQVITFPPDVALPTTYLNDVRFDLRRGESGVAYITDSASSGPNGIIVVDLASGASWRRLHDHPSTKAEPLTTFRPVVEGQPFLERPADGPPKPVTMGADGIAISADGTRLHYCPLASRRWYSVSTEALADPAVTQEAVAATVVDEGDKGTASDGLETDDAGRLYLTSYEHNAVLRRRPDGEYETLVHDPRLLWPDTMSVATDGYLYVTANQLHRQPQYQRGQDLRRRPYALFRTRIDAGPVLLRR, encoded by the coding sequence ATGAACGGGCCGGTCGGCGACGAGCCGCTCGGCGAGCTGGAGCTGGTGCACACCTTCACCGGCCCGATGCCGACCGGGGTGAGCGTCTCGCACCGGGGCCGGATCTTCGTCAACTTCCCCAAGTGGGGCGACGAGGTGCCGGCCACCGCCGTCGAGCTGCGCGACGGCCGCGAGGTGTCCTACCCCGACCAGCCGTGGAACGACCCGTCGGGCGACGACGACGCGGGCGCGTTCGTCTCGGTGCAGAGCATCGTGGTGGACCCGGCCGACCGACTCTGGGTGCTGGACACCGGCAGCCCGATGTTCCAACCGACGAAGCCAGGCGGGCCGAAGCTGGTCCGGGTCGACCTGGACACCGACACGGTGGCCCAGGTGATCACGTTCCCGCCGGACGTGGCGCTGCCCACGACGTACCTCAACGACGTCCGCTTCGACCTGCGGCGGGGCGAGTCGGGGGTCGCGTACATCACCGACTCGGCGAGCTCCGGGCCGAACGGGATCATCGTGGTGGACCTGGCCAGTGGAGCCTCCTGGCGGCGGCTGCACGACCACCCGTCCACGAAGGCGGAGCCCCTGACGACGTTCCGCCCGGTGGTCGAGGGCCAGCCATTCCTCGAGCGGCCGGCGGACGGGCCGCCGAAGCCGGTCACCATGGGCGCCGACGGCATCGCCATCTCGGCCGACGGCACCCGGCTGCACTACTGCCCGCTGGCGTCCCGACGCTGGTACAGCGTGTCCACCGAGGCCCTGGCCGACCCGGCGGTCACCCAGGAGGCGGTCGCGGCGACGGTGGTCGACGAGGGGGACAAGGGCACCGCGTCGGACGGCCTGGAGACCGACGACGCCGGGCGGCTCTACCTGACCTCCTATGAGCACAACGCGGTGCTGCGCCGGCGGCCCGACGGCGAGTACGAGACCCTGGTCCACGACCCTCGACTGCTCTGGCCGGACACCATGTCGGTGGCCACCGACGGGTACCTCTACGTGACCGCCAACCAGCTGCACCGGCAACCGCAGTACCAGCGGGGGCAGGACCTGCGCCGCCGGCCGTACGCGCTGTTCCGCACCCGGATCGACGCCGGGCCGGTGCTCCTGCGCCGCTGA
- a CDS encoding DUF421 domain-containing protein, giving the protein MADWSEVLLPDTPLLEIVVRGSVMYLALFTLLRFILKRESGTTGVTDLLVIVLLADAAQNGLSGGYTSVTDGVLLVAVIIGWSYLLNAVAYRWPAAARLIRPGSLVLVRDGRIMRANMRRELITDEELYGLLRKQGVTDLAQVSEMRMESDGQFSVTTRTHGRSNDGDASGGLG; this is encoded by the coding sequence GTGGCCGACTGGTCAGAGGTGTTACTCCCGGACACCCCGCTGTTGGAGATCGTGGTCCGGGGCAGCGTCATGTACCTCGCGCTGTTCACGCTGCTGCGCTTCATCCTCAAGCGAGAAAGTGGCACCACCGGCGTCACCGACCTGCTGGTGATCGTGCTGCTCGCCGACGCGGCGCAGAACGGCCTGTCGGGCGGCTACACCTCGGTCACCGACGGGGTGCTGCTGGTCGCCGTGATCATCGGTTGGTCGTACCTGCTGAACGCCGTCGCCTACCGCTGGCCCGCCGCCGCCCGGCTGATCCGGCCGGGCTCGCTGGTGTTGGTGCGGGACGGACGGATCATGCGCGCGAACATGCGGCGCGAGCTGATCACCGACGAGGAGCTGTACGGCCTGCTGCGGAAGCAGGGTGTCACCGACCTCGCGCAGGTCAGCGAGATGCGGATGGAGTCCGACGGCCAGTTCAGCGTCACCACCCGCACGCACGGCCGATCCAACGACGGCGACGCGTCGGGCGGCCTCGGCTGA